A genomic segment from Callithrix jacchus isolate 240 chromosome 8, calJac240_pri, whole genome shotgun sequence encodes:
- the CINP gene encoding cyclin-dependent kinase 2-interacting protein isoform X2: protein MDSRPRGLPGARSLGNGVGTWAGTGERQLAPPGARAAKPQVVAGGADVTQTRFRREWAGLRLFRGMSANRLEAKTLGIVTPRKPVLSVSARKIKDNAADWHNLILKWETLNDAGFTTANNIANLKISLLNKDKIELESSSPAWKENEEKVYVEYNEELEKLCEELQATLDGLMRCRASSRKCTGRSCS, encoded by the exons ATGGACTCCAGGCCGCGGGGGCTGCCGGGAGCCCGTTCCCTGGGCAACGGGGTAGGCACCTGGGCCGGCACCGGAGAGCGGCAGCTGGCTCCGCCGGGGGCTAGAGCGGCAAAGCCACAAGTGGTAGCGGGCGGGGCGGACGTGACGCAAACGCGCTTCCGGCGGGAGTGGGCGGGGCTTCGCCTCTTTCGAGGGATGTCAGCGAACCGCCTGGAAG CAAAGACTCTTGGAATTGTAACGCCCAGAAAACCTGTCTTATCTGTCAGTGCAAGAAAAATTAAGGACAATGCGGCTGATTGGCACAATTTAATCCTGAAGTGGGAAACCCTCAATGATGCAGGTTTTACCACTGCGAATAATATCGCCAACTTGAAAATCAGTTTATT GAATAAAGATAAGATAGAACTAGAGAGCAGCAGCCCAGCctggaaggaaaatgaagaaaaggtgtATGTGGAATATAACGAGGAACTGGAGAAGCTGTGTGAGGAACTGCAGGCCACCTTGGATGGTTTG